From Brassica oleracea var. oleracea cultivar TO1000 chromosome C3, BOL, whole genome shotgun sequence, a single genomic window includes:
- the LOC106328353 gene encoding F-box/LRR-repeat protein At2g29930-like, whose translation MSAQKVSMRCRDLISSMPDEVLGKILSLLPTRLAASTAVLSKRWRNLLSLVDTLDFSDEIGNPEGFSGFVDTTLALLSNSHSIVKSFSLSCKHENSRVDSWIRTVLESGFLELHLKIVSMQSIESQLFTSNTLVQLTLYGGFCFDGTLTPPRGGVFFPNLKTLNLVSVWFWDDNMFEFLISGCPLLDVLLLHYGASDGLGLSSSIGVSNPSLKRLTVSYHFLSPDVELFRTPSLVYLDYSGYATRQYRVDFSSLVEARLDLRSCREEPVVVVKEDGEVDVIEYNNDDGSAFGEDDDDIEDIEAILDLESSDEQVSDEDDDDDVPDVTDLVAGISNVKTLRLSSDSLEVFHLYCKSMPVFQNLVTLSFESDKERGWQVLPLLLNNSPNLETLAIKGLVHKVTDRCGDACVCIAKKRMKKMEEEEICCLSACQVKVLNISGYGGTRRELKQMRHFLGNLKSLVTVKVGVKAKNHEEDDNFNNNYQRITSALTKLPIASSSNCQVYFF comes from the exons ATGTCTGCTCAAAAGGTCTCTATGCGTTGTAGAGATTTAATCAGCAGTATGCCAGATGAGGTTCTCGGCAAAATCCTGTCGTTGCTTCCGACAAGACTTGCTGCTTCCACAGCGGTTCTGTCCAAAAGGTGGAGGAACCTGCTTTCTCTTGTAGACACCCTTGATTTCAGTGACGAGATTGGTAACCCTGAAGGCTTCTCTGGTTTTGTGGACACAACACTTGCTCTCCTAAGCAACTCTCACTCAATCGTAAAATCATTCTCTCTGAGCTGTAAACATGAAAATTCTCGAGTGGACAGTTGGATCCGCACCGTCCTCGAGAGCGGCTTCTTGGAACTTCACTTGAAAATCGTATCTATGCAGAGTATAGAATCTCAGCTCTTCACGAGTAACACACTCGTCCAGCTTACTTTATACGGTGGGTTTTGTTTCGATGGCACTCTCACTCCTCCTCGGGGTGGCGTCTTCTTCCCAAACCTCAAAACACTTAATCTCGTTTCTGTTTGGTTTTGGGATGATAATATGTTTGAGTTTCTCATCTCTGGCTGCCCCTTGCTCGATGTACTGTTGCTACATTATGGTGCTTCTGATGGGCTGGGCTTGAGTTCTTCCATTGGTGTCTCCAATCCTTCCCTTAAGAGGCTTACCGTCTCTTACCATTTTCTTTCTCCCGATGTTGAATTGTTTCGGACACCCAGTCTTGTCTACCTTGACTATTCTGGTTACGCCACGAGACAGTATCGTGTTGATTTTAGCTCGCTTGTTGAAGCTAGGCTGGATCTTAGATCATGCCGAGAGGAGCCAGTTGTAGTTGTCAAGGAGGATGGTGAGGTTGATGTTATAGAATATAATAATGATGATGGTAGTGCTTTTGGTGAAGATGATGATGATATAGAGGATATTGAAGCTATACTGGATCTTGAATCATCTGATGAGCAAGTTTCAGATGAGGATGATGATGATGATGTTCCTGATGTTACGGATCTGGTTGCAGGGATAAGCAATGTTAAAACCCTTCGCTTGTCTTCGGATTCTCTTGAG GTGTTTCACTTATACTGCAAATCAATGCCGGTTTTTCAAAACCTCGTTACCTTATCATTTGAGAGTGACAAAGAAAGAGGCTGGCAAGTGTTGCCACTTCTCCTCAACAACTCTCCAAACCTGGAAACCTTAGCCATCAAG GGTCTTGTGCACAAAGTCACAGATAGATGCGGGGACGCTTGTGTTTGCATTGCTAAGAAAAGGATGAAGAAGATGGAGGAGGAGGAAATATGCTGTTTATCAGCATGTCAAGTTAAGGTTCTAAACATTTCAGGGTATGGAGGAACTCGTAGAGAGCTGAAACAGATGAGGCATTTCTTGGGAAATTTGAAAAGTCTTGTAACCGTCAAGGTTGGTGTCAAAGCTAAGAATCACGAAGAAGACGACAATTTTAACAATAACTACCAAAGAATCACCAGTGCTCTTACTAAGCTTCCCATAGCTTCTTCATCAAACTGTCAAGTTTATTTCTTCTGA
- the LOC106335616 gene encoding UDP-glycosyltransferase 71D1-like → MGITELIFIPTPTVGHLVPFLEFARRLIDQDDRIRVAVILMKLQGQSHLDSYVKSIGSSQPFVRFIDVPELVDKPSFGSFQSVEAFVYDFIDRNIPLVRDIVMGILSSPGVSVKGIVADFFCLPMIDVTKDATLPFYVFLTTNSGFLAMMQYLADRHSKDTLVFVRDSGEMLSIPGFVNPVPANVLPSALFIEDGYDAYVKLAILFSKAKGILVNSSFDLEPTSVNHFLNEQDYPSVYAVGPIFNPKAQPHPDQDMARRDELMKWLDGQPEGSVVFLCFGSMGRLRGDQVKEIAGGLELCQCRFLWSLRTEEVANEDPLPEGFLDRVRGRGVICGWSPQVEILAHKAVGSFVSHCGWNSIVESLWFGVPTVTWPMYAEQQLNAFMMVKELKLAVEMKLDYRVLVDELVSGNEIERAIRCVMMNKDDNLVRKRVIDVSQMVRKATLNGGSSYTATAKFIQDVAGIKP, encoded by the coding sequence ATGGGGATTACAGAGCTCATCTTCATCCCAACACCGACTGTTGGTCATCTTGTTCCTTTCCTTGAGTTTGCTAGGCGTCTCATTGACCAGGATGATAGGATCCGTGTCGCCGTCATCCTGATGAAGCTACAAGGTCAGTCTCATCTGGATTCCTATGTTAAGTCAATTGGCTCGTCTCAGCCCTTTGTTAGATTCATTGATGTCCCTGAGTTGGTAGATAAACCATCATTTGGTAGTTTTCAGTCTGTGGAAGCCTTTGTGTACGATTTCATTGACAGAAACATCCCTCTTGTGAGAGATATAGTCATGGGTATCTTATCTTCTCCTGGAGTCTCGGTGAAAGGGATTGTTGCTGATTTCTTCTGTCTCCCCATGATTGACGTTACAAAAGATGCAACTCTTCCTTTTTATGTCTTCTTGACTACAAACTCCGGGTTCCTAGCTATGATGCAGTATCTAGCAGATCGACATAGTAAAGACACATTGGTTTTCGTAAGAGATTCTGGAGAAATGTTGTCGATTCCTGGGTTTGTAAACCCTGTCCCAGCCAACGTTCTACCGTCAGCTCTGTTTATTGAAGATGGTTATGATGCCTATGTTAAGCTTGCAATCTTGTTTAGCAAGGCCAAGGGGATCCTAGTGAATAGCTCCTTTGATCTTGAGCCTACCTCTGTGAACCATTTTCTTAATGAACAGGACTACCCTTCTGTTTATGCCGTTGGCCCCATATTTAACCCCAAGGCCCAGCCTCATCCAGATCAGGACATGGCCCGTCGTGACGAGTTGATGAAATGGCTTGATGGCCAGCCCGAGGGGTCAGTTGTGTTTCTTTGTTTTGGGAGTATGGGCAGGCTAAGAGGTGATCAAGTGAAGGAGATAGCAGGTGGACTTGAGCTTTGTCAGTGCAGATTCCTCTGGTCACTCCGCACTGAAGAGGTGGCAAATGAAGATCCTTTGCCCGAGGGATTCCTTGACCGTGTCAGGGGACGAGGAGTGATATGTGGTTGGTCTCCTCAGGTGGAAATACTAGCCCACAAGGCAGTGGGAAGTTTTGTTTCTCACTGTGGATGGAACTCAATAGTAGAGAGTTTATGGTTTGGTGTGCCAACTGTGACATGGCCCATGTATGCAGAGCAACAGCTCAATGCGTTTATGATGGTGAAGGAGCTGAAGCTCGCGGTGGAGATGAAGCTTGATTACAGGGTACTTGTTGATGAGCTTGTAAGTGGAAACGAGATAGAGAGAGCGATTCGGTGTGTGATGATGAACAAGGATGATAATTTGGTGAGGAAGAGAGTGATAGATGTCTCTCAGATGGTGCGGAAAGCTACCTTGAATGGTGGATCTTCGTATACGGCTACTGCCAAATTTATACAGGACGTGGCAGGAATCAAGCCTTAG
- the LOC106335617 gene encoding pleckstrin homology domain-containing protein 1-like, which yields MENLWRIATGQDPNRQDYEGIEFWSNPERSGWLTKQGDYIKTWRRRWFVLKRGKLLWFKDQSSALTRGSIPRGVISVGDCLTVKGAEDVVNKPFAFEISSGNITMFFIADNEKEKEEWINSIGRSIVQHSRSVTDSEVLDYDQRR from the coding sequence ATGGAGAATCTCTGGCGAATCGCTACAGGCCAGGACCCGAACCGGCAAGATTACGAAGGAATAGAGTTCTGGTCGAACCCGGAGCGATCGGGGTGGCTCACAAAGCAAGGCGATTACATCAAGACCTGGCGCAGACGGTGGTTCGTGCTCAAGCGAGGGAAGCTCCTGTGGTTCAAGGATCAATCCTCGGCCTTAACCCGCGGATCTATCCCGCGTGGGGTGATCTCGGTGGGAGATTGTCTCACCGTGAAAGGAGCTGAGGACGTGGTGAACAAGCCTTTCGCCTTCGAGATTTCGAGCGGGAACATCACCATGTTCTTCATAGCTGATAACGAGAAGGAGAAGGAAGAGTGGATCAACTCTATTGGAAGGTCCATCGTGCAGCACTCGAGATCGGTTACTGATTCTGAAGTCCTTGATTATGATCAAAGGCGGTGA